The Saccharothrix variisporea genome has a segment encoding these proteins:
- a CDS encoding cellulose binding domain-containing protein: protein MRPTRTALVAAAGLLAALGTAVPSAGADTAVTVTVNARAGLETVHDAAIGVNHAIWDPQLGTNAVADLLKDAGVRAMRYPGGSYSDIYHWRDHTAPGGYVAPNTDFDTFMAGVRRAGGQPIVTANYGTGTPAEAAEWVRYANVEKGYGVKYWEIGNENYGNGHYGANWEADDHPDKSPAQYAALVKEYAQAMKAVDPTIQVGAVLTTPGEWPDAITAAGDAGSWNQVVLSTAGPFVDFGIVHWYPGGTSDAQVTAKTDQIALAMRLVREQSRQYAGKELAIAMTEVNTSYGRNTQPGALFAADSYATLLAAGVFTVDWWNVHNGPGKVTEVAGHTDFDDFGLLSSAGCVGDVCQPALNTPFAPYHGLSMASRFVRPGDQLVAASASDPLVRAHAARRTDGGLSVMLVNQDPAAARTVSLRYAGYSPAGDAQVLTFTNGDSGITTTTGTSGTATLPPYSITTLVLRPSGATTGPAAPPRPALSAATDRTATLTWPPPPAGVKYEVHRHDGTTGSQWGETTGTTFTAYNLVPGTDYTVNLIARDSAGRVSWSSPPLTFTTGAPTSSSCKVQFRETTNWGNGYVAEVTVTNTGTEVLDGWSLTYTWPTTWQQVSSGWNATWTQSGTTVRVDGAGKLAPGASATAGFVGAYQGPNVAPRTFTLNGVPCTA, encoded by the coding sequence ATGAGACCCACTCGCACCGCCCTGGTCGCGGCGGCCGGCTTGCTCGCCGCGCTCGGCACCGCCGTCCCGAGCGCCGGAGCCGACACCGCCGTCACCGTCACGGTCAACGCCCGCGCCGGGCTGGAGACCGTCCACGACGCCGCGATCGGCGTCAACCACGCCATCTGGGACCCGCAGCTGGGCACCAACGCGGTGGCCGACCTGCTCAAGGACGCCGGCGTCCGCGCCATGCGCTACCCCGGGGGGTCCTACTCCGACATCTACCACTGGCGCGACCACACCGCGCCCGGCGGGTACGTCGCCCCCAACACCGACTTCGACACCTTCATGGCGGGCGTGCGGCGCGCGGGCGGGCAGCCCATCGTCACCGCCAACTACGGCACCGGCACGCCCGCCGAAGCCGCCGAGTGGGTCCGCTACGCCAACGTCGAGAAGGGCTACGGCGTCAAGTACTGGGAGATCGGCAACGAGAACTACGGCAACGGCCACTACGGCGCCAACTGGGAGGCCGACGACCACCCGGACAAGAGCCCGGCCCAGTACGCGGCGCTGGTCAAGGAGTACGCGCAGGCCATGAAGGCCGTGGACCCGACCATCCAGGTCGGCGCGGTGCTCACCACCCCGGGCGAGTGGCCCGACGCCATCACCGCCGCCGGGGACGCCGGGTCGTGGAACCAGGTCGTGCTGTCCACCGCCGGGCCGTTCGTCGACTTCGGGATCGTGCACTGGTACCCGGGCGGCACCTCCGACGCGCAGGTGACCGCCAAGACCGACCAGATCGCGCTGGCGATGCGCCTGGTGCGCGAGCAGTCCCGCCAGTACGCGGGCAAGGAGCTCGCGATCGCCATGACCGAGGTCAACACCTCCTACGGCCGCAACACCCAGCCCGGCGCGCTGTTCGCGGCGGACTCCTACGCCACCCTGCTGGCCGCCGGTGTGTTCACAGTGGACTGGTGGAACGTCCACAACGGACCCGGGAAGGTCACGGAAGTGGCCGGGCACACCGACTTCGACGACTTCGGCCTGCTGTCCAGCGCCGGCTGCGTCGGTGACGTGTGCCAGCCCGCGTTGAACACGCCGTTCGCGCCCTACCACGGCCTGTCGATGGCGTCCCGGTTCGTGCGGCCCGGCGACCAGCTCGTGGCCGCCTCGGCGTCCGACCCGCTGGTCCGCGCGCACGCCGCCCGCCGCACCGACGGCGGCCTGTCGGTCATGCTGGTCAACCAGGACCCGGCCGCCGCGCGCACGGTGTCCCTGCGCTACGCGGGCTACTCCCCCGCCGGCGACGCCCAGGTCCTGACCTTCACCAACGGCGACAGCGGCATCACCACCACGACCGGGACGTCCGGCACCGCCACCCTGCCGCCGTACTCGATCACCACCCTGGTCCTGCGCCCGTCCGGCGCCACCACCGGCCCGGCCGCGCCGCCGCGCCCGGCGCTGTCCGCGGCGACCGACCGCACCGCGACCCTGACCTGGCCCCCACCGCCCGCCGGCGTGAAGTACGAGGTGCACCGGCACGACGGGACGACCGGCTCGCAGTGGGGCGAGACGACCGGCACGACGTTCACCGCCTACAACCTCGTGCCCGGCACGGACTACACGGTCAACCTGATCGCCCGCGACAGCGCCGGCCGCGTGTCCTGGTCCTCACCGCCGCTGACCTTCACCACCGGCGCGCCCACGTCGTCCTCGTGCAAGGTGCAGTTCCGGGAGACGACGAACTGGGGCAACGGCTACGTCGCCGAGGTGACCGTCACCAACACGGGGACGGAGGTGCTGGACGGCTGGTCGCTGACCTACACCTGGCCGACGACGTGGCAGCAGGTCAGCAGCGGGTGGAACGCCACCTGGACCCAGAGCGGCACCACCGTCCGGGTCGACGGTGCGGGCAAGCTCGCGCCGGGCGCGTCGGCGACGGCCGGGTTCGTCGGGGCGTACCAGGGTCCGAACGTGGCCCCGCGGACGTTCACGCTCAACGGCGTCCCCTGCACGGCCTGA
- a CDS encoding beta-N-acetylhexosaminidase family protein has product MRRTALAVALVAAAVVVPAPAQAAEPPEIWPAPQRIERVGADVELPAEVLVVADADTDESTRRVVVDALHDGGVGDVVVVDHGGEETASLVVRVGLASGDNVRSASVAVPSDLPAEGYFASVVPGEVVLGGADGDGTYHAAQTLWELMLPGRIPSVRITDYPSNRVRGVVEGAYGPQWTHAEELDQIEFAGRVKFNSFVYAPKDDPYHRDQWRTPYPAARLAELAESARSAADHHVRFTYALAPGLSICYSGSADWTALTAKLRSLYDVGVRSFSVPLDDIDYDKWNCAADQQRYGTPNAEHAARAQVELLNRVQREFLAPLPGVAPLQTVPTEYWDTEDSPYKSTIRAGLDSRVVLMWTGVGVTPTSIEVFEAADAEAVWGRKPLVWDNYPVNDYPEATGRLLLGPCAERKPGISAHLTGITANPMNFAHASKVVLFGVADFTWNEAAYDPVRNARQYAQWLGGGDPDTVAALLAFFDLNHLAPVTGEDTTWQDQAPVLAERLDRFRRDWAAGGGHDAVDALWDYAWLLYQAPERIRAITVDEGFARDADAWLDATRLWSDSLLVTLNALAARVDGDEDGARRWFDEAADLAAQAAAVQSPEGETYLEGPVLVGDGVLDVFLREAPDLWP; this is encoded by the coding sequence ATGAGGAGAACTGCGCTCGCGGTCGCACTGGTGGCGGCGGCGGTCGTCGTGCCGGCGCCCGCGCAGGCGGCCGAGCCGCCGGAGATCTGGCCCGCGCCCCAGCGGATCGAACGGGTTGGCGCGGACGTCGAGTTGCCGGCGGAGGTGCTCGTGGTGGCCGACGCCGACACGGACGAGTCGACCAGGAGGGTGGTGGTCGACGCGTTGCACGACGGCGGTGTCGGTGATGTCGTGGTGGTCGACCACGGCGGCGAGGAGACCGCGTCGCTGGTCGTGCGGGTGGGGTTGGCGAGCGGCGACAACGTTCGGTCGGCGAGCGTCGCCGTGCCGTCCGACCTGCCTGCCGAGGGTTACTTCGCGTCCGTCGTCCCGGGCGAGGTCGTGTTGGGTGGCGCGGACGGTGACGGCACGTACCACGCGGCGCAGACGTTGTGGGAGTTGATGTTGCCCGGCCGCATCCCGTCGGTCCGGATCACCGACTACCCGTCGAACCGGGTGCGCGGGGTGGTCGAGGGCGCTTATGGTCCACAGTGGACGCACGCGGAGGAGCTGGACCAGATCGAGTTCGCCGGGCGGGTGAAGTTCAACTCGTTCGTCTACGCGCCCAAGGACGACCCGTACCACCGGGACCAGTGGCGCACCCCGTACCCGGCGGCGCGGCTCGCGGAGCTGGCGGAGTCGGCGCGCAGCGCGGCCGACCACCACGTGCGGTTCACCTACGCCCTCGCGCCGGGACTGTCCATCTGCTACTCCGGCTCGGCCGACTGGACGGCGTTGACGGCCAAGCTGCGGTCCCTGTACGACGTGGGCGTGCGGTCGTTCTCCGTCCCGTTGGACGACATCGACTACGACAAGTGGAACTGCGCCGCCGACCAGCAGCGCTACGGGACGCCGAACGCCGAGCACGCCGCGCGGGCGCAGGTGGAGCTGCTCAACCGGGTGCAGCGGGAGTTCCTGGCACCCCTGCCGGGGGTCGCGCCCTTGCAGACGGTGCCGACGGAGTACTGGGACACCGAGGACTCCCCGTACAAGAGCACGATTCGCGCGGGCCTGGACAGCCGCGTGGTGCTGATGTGGACCGGCGTGGGCGTCACGCCGACGTCCATCGAGGTGTTCGAGGCCGCCGACGCCGAGGCCGTGTGGGGGCGCAAACCGCTGGTCTGGGACAACTACCCGGTCAACGACTACCCGGAGGCCACCGGCCGGCTGCTGCTGGGCCCCTGCGCCGAGCGCAAGCCCGGGATCTCCGCGCACCTGACCGGCATCACCGCCAACCCGATGAACTTCGCGCACGCCAGCAAGGTCGTGCTGTTCGGGGTCGCGGACTTCACCTGGAACGAGGCCGCCTACGACCCGGTCCGCAACGCCCGCCAGTACGCCCAGTGGCTCGGCGGCGGCGACCCCGACACCGTCGCGGCGCTGCTGGCGTTCTTCGACCTCAACCACCTCGCGCCCGTCACCGGCGAGGACACCACGTGGCAGGACCAGGCGCCGGTGCTGGCCGAACGCCTGGACCGGTTCCGCCGCGACTGGGCCGCGGGCGGCGGGCACGACGCGGTCGACGCGCTGTGGGACTACGCGTGGCTGCTGTACCAGGCGCCGGAGCGCATCCGGGCGATCACGGTGGACGAGGGCTTCGCCCGGGACGCCGACGCCTGGCTCGACGCCACCCGGCTGTGGTCGGACTCGCTGCTGGTGACGTTGAACGCGCTGGCCGCGCGGGTCGACGGCGACGAGGACGGGGCCCGGCGCTGGTTCGACGAGGCCGCCGACCTGGCGGCGCAGGCGGCGGCGGTGCAGTCGCCCGAGGGCGAGACCTACCTGGAGGGGCCGGTCCTGGTCGGCGACGGCGTGCTGGACGTCTTCCTCCGCGAGGCGCCCGACCTCTGGCCGTGA
- a CDS encoding saccharopine dehydrogenase NADP-binding domain-containing protein, with protein MGRNVAVFGAYGHTGWFVVAELRERGHVPLLLGRDLDKLRALGASEARQASVDDPASLDRALAGAEAVINCAGPFAATAGPVVEAALRAGIPYVDVAAEIEANVDTFTRFAGHTGVVVPAMAFYGGLGDLLVTTVMGDWTSADEVHIAYGLSSWHPTTGTVQSGVVSGQRRGGRRVRFTGGRLEYHDDALSTQRWPFPAPLGPREVIAEFTMADVVTIPSHVDVPEVHTYMSANAAADLAGGTSPTAVDDRGRSAQTFVVDVLVRSGGAERRITATGQDIYAISAPLAVEAVERILTGRTKATGVVSAGAVFDAPDFLDALSPHLTVR; from the coding sequence ATGGGTCGGAACGTGGCGGTCTTCGGGGCTTACGGGCACACCGGGTGGTTCGTGGTCGCGGAGTTGCGGGAGCGCGGGCACGTCCCGCTGCTGCTGGGCCGCGACCTGGACAAGCTGCGGGCGTTGGGCGCTTCGGAGGCGCGGCAGGCCTCCGTGGACGACCCGGCCTCACTCGACCGCGCGTTGGCGGGCGCGGAGGCGGTGATCAACTGCGCGGGACCCTTCGCTGCGACGGCCGGACCGGTGGTCGAGGCGGCGTTGCGCGCGGGCATCCCGTACGTGGACGTGGCGGCGGAGATCGAGGCGAACGTCGACACGTTCACGCGGTTCGCGGGCCACACCGGTGTGGTGGTGCCGGCGATGGCGTTCTACGGCGGGCTCGGCGACCTGTTGGTGACCACGGTGATGGGTGACTGGACGTCCGCGGACGAGGTGCACATCGCCTACGGGCTGAGCAGTTGGCACCCCACCACGGGCACGGTCCAGTCGGGCGTGGTGTCGGGGCAGCGCCGGGGTGGCCGGCGGGTCCGCTTCACCGGGGGACGGCTGGAGTACCACGACGACGCCCTGTCGACCCAGCGATGGCCCTTCCCCGCACCGCTGGGGCCGCGGGAGGTCATCGCCGAGTTCACCATGGCCGACGTGGTCACGATTCCGTCCCATGTGGACGTTCCCGAGGTCCACACTTACATGTCCGCCAACGCGGCAGCCGACCTCGCCGGCGGGACGTCCCCGACCGCCGTGGACGACCGGGGCCGGTCCGCGCAGACCTTCGTGGTGGACGTGCTCGTGCGCTCGGGCGGCGCGGAACGCCGGATTACCGCGACCGGACAGGACATCTACGCCATCAGCGCGCCGCTGGCGGTGGAGGCGGTCGAGCGCATCCTGACCGGGCGCACCAAGGCGACGGGGGTCGTGTCGGCGGGTGCGGTCTTCGACGCTCCCGACTTCCTCGACGCGCTGTCCCCGCACCTGACCGTGCGGTGA
- a CDS encoding phospholipid scramblase-related protein, which produces MTNPQPGWYPERPGSPVVRYWDGNQWTPQTRQADDASPWEVALDGAHDPNRIREQQRQAGVGQVGQGGGTLFTEPVLVVNQRVKLIELSNEYAVYDQHGRQLGAVVQVGQSALKKAVRFLGSYDQFFTHKFEVRDAHGRVVLRLTRPAKIVKSRMVVERGDGAPLGEIRQENAIGKIRFAFEVGGQRIGGIQAENWRAWNFSITDHTGGEVARITKTWEGLAKTMFTTADNYVLQIHRPLPDPLLSLVVASALTVDTALKQDSRGFG; this is translated from the coding sequence ATGACCAACCCTCAACCCGGCTGGTACCCGGAGCGGCCCGGCTCCCCGGTGGTGCGCTACTGGGACGGCAACCAGTGGACCCCGCAGACCCGCCAGGCCGACGACGCCAGCCCGTGGGAGGTGGCGCTGGACGGCGCGCACGACCCCAACCGCATCCGCGAGCAGCAGCGCCAGGCCGGCGTCGGCCAGGTCGGGCAGGGCGGCGGGACGCTGTTCACCGAGCCGGTGCTGGTGGTCAACCAGCGGGTGAAGCTGATCGAGCTGTCCAACGAGTACGCCGTCTACGACCAGCACGGCCGCCAGCTGGGCGCGGTGGTGCAGGTCGGGCAGAGCGCGTTGAAGAAGGCCGTGCGGTTCCTGGGCAGCTACGACCAGTTCTTCACGCACAAGTTCGAGGTCCGCGACGCCCACGGCCGCGTGGTGCTGCGCCTGACCCGCCCCGCCAAGATCGTGAAGTCCCGGATGGTCGTGGAGCGCGGCGACGGGGCACCCCTCGGCGAGATCCGCCAGGAGAACGCCATCGGCAAGATCCGGTTCGCCTTCGAGGTCGGCGGTCAGCGCATCGGCGGCATCCAGGCGGAGAACTGGCGCGCGTGGAACTTCTCCATCACCGACCACACCGGCGGCGAGGTCGCCCGCATCACCAAGACGTGGGAGGGCCTGGCGAAGACCATGTTCACCACGGCCGACAACTACGTCCTCCAAATCCACCGCCCCCTGCCCGACCCATTGCTGAGCCTGGTCGTGGCGTCGGCACTGACCGTGGACACGGCCCTGAAGCAGGACAGCCGCGGCTTCGGCTGA
- a CDS encoding C40 family peptidase, producing MTRLLLALAMVLGAIGLDLAAVPTASAAPACGVLADGAAQEAQDAVARACDQIGTPYSWGGGHAGQPGPSYGLCDPANGAPNDCHVLGLDCSGFVRYAYYLAVDQDIMNGITTTQWQSSRVVDRFTAAEGYDPLLPGDLLFYGSNLHHVAMYLGGGYIVEAPYSGASVRVAPTSTHSDYYGAIRLYHGGTSSRPVPGAHRIAYSEGGDLWAKDGELGAEAEFQESDVKEFQLEDERVGVLTDAGALLVKDGDLGPGWHTVDADSVTAFELDGDRIAYAEGEDLYVTEGELGSEAVLQDAPAAKFQIEGDRVGVLTPDGTLKVKAGDLGPGWTDIATGVTSFQLHGTRIAYTEGGDLWAQEGDLDEPSEFQEHDVVEYQLSGDRLAARTSSGALLVKEGDLGPGWYTVNTDSVTSFQLDGMRIAFTEGGDLWVREGDLDAPQQLLTGGVTRFQIDGDRVAVLLGDDLEVKEGALQADWFPVDPDSVTDFQIGADRNRPVRV from the coding sequence ATGACCAGATTGCTGCTCGCCCTGGCGATGGTGCTCGGCGCCATCGGGCTCGACCTGGCCGCCGTGCCGACCGCATCCGCCGCGCCGGCGTGCGGCGTGCTCGCCGACGGCGCGGCGCAGGAGGCGCAGGACGCCGTGGCCCGCGCGTGCGACCAGATCGGCACCCCGTACTCCTGGGGTGGCGGCCACGCCGGGCAACCCGGCCCGAGCTACGGGCTGTGCGACCCGGCCAACGGCGCCCCGAACGACTGCCACGTCCTCGGTCTCGACTGCTCCGGTTTCGTCCGCTACGCGTACTACCTGGCCGTGGACCAGGACATCATGAACGGGATCACCACGACCCAGTGGCAGTCCTCGCGCGTGGTGGACCGGTTCACCGCCGCCGAGGGCTACGACCCGCTGCTGCCGGGTGACCTGCTGTTCTACGGCAGCAACCTGCACCACGTGGCGATGTACTTGGGGGGCGGCTACATCGTGGAGGCCCCGTACTCGGGCGCCTCGGTCCGGGTGGCCCCGACGAGCACCCACTCCGACTACTACGGCGCGATCCGCCTGTACCACGGCGGCACGTCCAGCCGGCCCGTGCCCGGCGCGCACCGGATCGCGTACTCCGAGGGTGGCGACCTGTGGGCCAAGGACGGCGAGCTGGGCGCCGAGGCGGAGTTCCAGGAGTCCGACGTCAAGGAGTTCCAGCTGGAGGACGAGCGCGTCGGCGTCCTCACCGACGCGGGAGCCCTCCTGGTGAAGGACGGCGACCTCGGACCGGGCTGGCACACCGTGGACGCCGACTCCGTGACCGCCTTCGAGCTCGACGGCGACCGGATCGCCTACGCCGAGGGCGAGGACCTGTACGTCACCGAGGGCGAACTGGGGTCGGAAGCGGTGTTGCAGGACGCGCCGGCGGCCAAGTTCCAGATCGAGGGCGACCGCGTGGGCGTGCTCACCCCGGACGGCACCCTGAAGGTCAAGGCCGGCGACCTCGGCCCCGGCTGGACCGACATCGCCACCGGCGTGACCAGCTTCCAACTGCACGGCACCCGCATCGCCTACACCGAGGGCGGCGACCTGTGGGCGCAGGAGGGCGACCTGGACGAGCCGTCGGAGTTCCAGGAGCACGACGTGGTCGAGTACCAGCTCTCCGGCGACCGGCTGGCCGCACGCACGTCGTCGGGCGCACTGCTGGTGAAGGAAGGCGACCTGGGCCCCGGCTGGTACACCGTGAACACCGACTCGGTGACGTCCTTCCAGCTCGACGGCATGCGCATCGCCTTCACCGAGGGCGGCGACCTGTGGGTGCGCGAGGGTGACCTGGACGCGCCGCAGCAGCTGCTCACCGGCGGCGTTACCCGCTTCCAGATCGACGGCGACCGCGTCGCGGTCCTGCTGGGCGACGACCTGGAGGTCAAGGAGGGCGCGTTGCAGGCCGACTGGTTCCCGGTCGACCCGGACTCGGTGACCGACTTCCAGATCGGCGCCGACCGGAACCGACCGGTGCGGGTGTAG
- a CDS encoding AfsR/SARP family transcriptional regulator, with translation MIASTQFGLLGPLEVRRDGQPVALPSAKQRVVLATLLLRANQVVTVDELIDRLWPADSPGAARGTAQAYVMRLRRVLGDAGSIRTVENGYVLDVAPGSLDLDRFRDAERLADEAAARGDRAAEATHLRAALALWRGRPLVNVPSDVLRREEVPWLEELRLQALQRRVRLDLDAGEHNRVVAELQALTTEHPLREGFWAQLMLALYRANRQADALDAHRRLSRVLAEELGVDPGEEVRRLHLAILANDPALLVDRPAAPPARRASPLPPDVADFVGREPEIETVGRLLAPPDGRPSPRYVVLSGPPGVGKTALAVHLAHRLRERFPDGVLHVNLRGYSPQPPLSVDRALGQLLRGLGMRPEQVPLDVEDQAELYRSLLAGTRTLVVLDNAVSPEQVRPLLPAEPGCAALVTSRNELRGLVALQGARTMSLDSLPEADARLLLADIAGTDLVAAEPEAVTELVRLCARLPLAVRIAGAKLTGRDASVADYVAELREANRLSALAIEDDEQAAVRTAFGLSYQTLKPEVRHLFRVLGLVPGADFTAEAAAALAGVAPEEAKRLLGALTTANLVQSQAGPRHQFHDLLRLYARERAELEDPADHRDRALRRLYQHYLDRADAAAELLNPALPRLPRPVEPGGPPFPDHATAVGWLGAERANLVIAIEHAATHQALRPWSWHLTDALAGYLHTHRHDADLLAAATAALGAARADGDPAAEAAVLRALGVLHWSVGDYRTAVDELRRALDLHREAGDRAGGGAALTALGVLHLEDGRLAEAVRCLTEAVEAAGPAGAVAARVRLGAVHLEMGEPATARAHLEAALAEARPLGLVHAEAVALNALGAVHLRLGDFDEAISCHQAALERHRVLGSRHDQAEVLQNLAAVHRDARRFAEAVEYGGRALDLARQTRNLRFEADTLNTLATARGGLGQWQAALEEHGAALELARRAGYRQGEITSLIGLAAARVGLGRADSAVADAWQAADLARTTHFRLREAQALTVLASAEHATGRLDAAAEYAGQALRLHTEAGNLLGQARARHVLGLVARDTGRHPAAVEHLTEAARLHERLGTGEAEEVRRVLRGVDAESTASQRHT, from the coding sequence GTGATCGCGTCTACGCAGTTCGGGCTCCTCGGGCCGCTGGAGGTCCGTCGGGACGGGCAGCCGGTCGCCCTGCCGTCCGCCAAGCAGCGGGTCGTGCTGGCGACCCTGCTGCTGCGCGCGAACCAGGTCGTCACCGTCGACGAGCTGATCGACCGGCTGTGGCCGGCCGACTCCCCCGGCGCCGCCCGCGGCACCGCGCAGGCCTACGTCATGCGGCTGCGGCGGGTGCTGGGCGACGCGGGGTCGATCCGGACGGTGGAGAACGGCTACGTGCTCGACGTCGCGCCCGGCAGCCTGGACCTCGACCGGTTCCGCGACGCCGAGCGGCTGGCCGACGAGGCCGCCGCCCGGGGCGACCGGGCCGCCGAGGCGACCCACCTGCGCGCGGCGCTGGCGTTGTGGCGGGGCCGGCCGCTGGTGAACGTGCCCTCCGACGTGCTGCGGCGCGAGGAGGTGCCATGGCTGGAGGAGCTGCGGCTACAGGCGCTCCAGCGGCGGGTGCGGCTCGACCTCGACGCCGGCGAGCACAACCGGGTCGTCGCCGAGCTCCAGGCGTTGACCACCGAGCACCCGCTGCGCGAGGGGTTCTGGGCGCAGCTGATGCTCGCCCTGTACCGGGCCAACCGGCAGGCCGACGCCCTGGACGCGCACCGCCGCCTGTCGCGCGTCCTGGCCGAGGAGCTGGGCGTCGACCCCGGCGAGGAGGTGCGGCGGCTGCACCTGGCGATCCTCGCGAACGACCCCGCGCTGCTGGTCGACCGACCGGCCGCCCCGCCGGCCCGGCGCGCCTCGCCGCTGCCGCCCGACGTCGCCGACTTCGTGGGCCGCGAGCCGGAGATCGAGACGGTCGGCCGGCTGCTCGCGCCGCCGGACGGCCGCCCGTCGCCCCGCTACGTCGTCCTGTCCGGTCCGCCGGGCGTCGGCAAGACCGCGCTGGCGGTGCACCTCGCGCACCGGCTGCGCGAGCGGTTCCCCGACGGCGTGCTGCACGTGAACCTGAGGGGGTACTCGCCGCAGCCGCCGCTGAGCGTCGACCGCGCGCTCGGTCAACTCCTGCGCGGCCTGGGCATGCGACCCGAGCAGGTGCCCCTGGACGTGGAGGACCAGGCCGAGCTGTACCGCTCGCTGCTGGCCGGCACGCGCACCCTCGTCGTCCTGGACAACGCCGTGAGCCCCGAACAGGTCCGGCCGCTGCTGCCCGCCGAACCCGGCTGCGCCGCGCTGGTGACCAGCCGCAACGAGCTGCGCGGCCTGGTCGCGCTCCAGGGCGCCCGCACGATGTCGCTGGACTCCCTGCCCGAGGCGGACGCCCGCCTGCTCCTGGCCGACATCGCCGGCACCGACCTCGTCGCGGCCGAACCGGAGGCGGTGACCGAGCTGGTCCGGCTGTGCGCCCGGCTGCCGCTGGCCGTCCGGATCGCGGGTGCGAAGCTGACCGGCCGCGACGCGAGCGTGGCGGACTACGTGGCCGAGTTGCGCGAGGCCAACCGCCTGAGCGCCCTGGCGATCGAGGACGACGAGCAAGCCGCCGTGCGCACCGCGTTCGGCCTGTCCTACCAGACGCTCAAACCCGAGGTCCGGCACCTGTTCCGGGTGCTCGGCCTGGTGCCCGGCGCGGACTTCACGGCCGAGGCCGCGGCGGCGCTGGCGGGCGTCGCGCCCGAGGAGGCCAAGCGGCTGCTGGGCGCGCTCACCACCGCCAACCTCGTGCAGTCGCAGGCCGGCCCGCGCCACCAGTTCCACGACCTGCTGCGCCTGTACGCGCGGGAGCGCGCCGAACTGGAGGACCCGGCCGACCACCGCGACCGGGCGCTGCGGCGGCTCTACCAGCACTACCTGGACCGGGCCGACGCCGCGGCCGAGCTGCTCAACCCGGCCCTGCCCAGGCTGCCGCGCCCCGTGGAGCCCGGCGGACCCCCGTTCCCCGACCACGCCACCGCGGTCGGCTGGCTCGGCGCGGAGCGCGCCAACCTCGTGATCGCCATCGAGCACGCGGCGACACACCAAGCCCTGCGACCGTGGAGCTGGCACCTCACCGACGCGCTCGCCGGCTACCTGCACACCCACCGGCACGACGCCGACCTGCTCGCGGCGGCCACCGCCGCCCTGGGCGCGGCCCGCGCCGACGGCGACCCGGCGGCCGAGGCGGCGGTCCTGCGCGCCCTGGGGGTGCTGCACTGGAGCGTCGGGGACTACCGGACCGCGGTCGACGAGCTGCGGCGGGCCCTGGACCTGCACCGGGAGGCCGGCGACCGGGCCGGCGGCGGCGCGGCGCTGACCGCGTTGGGCGTGCTGCACCTGGAAGACGGCCGGTTGGCGGAGGCGGTGCGCTGCCTCACCGAGGCCGTCGAGGCCGCCGGGCCCGCGGGCGCGGTGGCGGCCCGCGTGCGCCTGGGCGCCGTGCACCTGGAGATGGGCGAGCCCGCCACGGCCCGCGCCCACCTGGAAGCGGCTCTCGCCGAGGCACGCCCGCTCGGACTCGTGCACGCGGAGGCGGTCGCGCTCAACGCGCTGGGCGCGGTCCACCTGCGGCTCGGGGACTTCGACGAGGCGATCTCCTGCCACCAGGCCGCGCTGGAACGCCACCGCGTCCTCGGGTCCCGCCACGACCAGGCGGAAGTGCTCCAAAACCTCGCCGCCGTGCACCGGGACGCCCGCCGGTTCGCCGAGGCCGTCGAGTACGGGGGCCGGGCGCTGGACCTGGCGCGCCAGACGCGCAACCTGCGGTTCGAGGCCGACACGCTCAACACCCTCGCCACCGCGCGCGGCGGCCTGGGCCAGTGGCAGGCGGCGCTGGAGGAGCACGGCGCGGCGCTGGAGCTCGCCCGGCGCGCCGGGTACCGGCAGGGCGAGATCACCTCGCTGATCGGGCTCGCCGCGGCGCGCGTCGGCCTGGGCCGGGCCGACTCCGCCGTCGCCGACGCGTGGCAGGCCGCGGACCTGGCCCGGACCACCCACTTCCGGCTGCGGGAAGCCCAGGCGCTGACCGTGCTCGCCTCGGCCGAACACGCGACGGGCCGCCTCGACGCCGCCGCCGAGTACGCCGGGCAGGCGCTGCGCCTGCACACCGAAGCGGGCAACCTCCTGGGCCAGGCCCGCGCCCGGCACGTCCTGGGCCTGGTCGCCCGCGACACCGGGCGACACCCGGCGGCGGTGGAGCACCTCACGGAGGCGGCACGCCTGCACGAGCGGCTCGGGACCGGCGAGGCGGAGGAGGTCAGGCGGGTCCTGCGCGGTGTCGACGCGGAGTCAACGGCGAGTCAACGCCACACGTGA